A region of the Acidobacteriota bacterium genome:
CTACCCGCCCCGCTGCCACGACATGATCGTTCTGACCGCCTCGTACCACGACATGCGCCGCCGTGACGGTCTCTACCTGAAGGCCAAGGCCCTGGGCTACCGCCTGCGCAGCTATATCAGCCCCTCGGCCATCGTGTCCCCCGGGGTGGAAATGGGGGAGAACAATTTCATCTGCGAGCAGGTTTTTCTGGGCGCCGGGGGGACTCTCGGCTCCTGCAACACCATCCGGCAGCAGGTCTACATCGGCCATGATTTCCACCTGGGAGACCATAACGTGATCACCCCCGGATGCAAGATCGGCGGCCAGTGCCGCATGGAAAACAACTGTTACATCGGCATCGGCGCGACCATCCGCAACGGCGTGAGGATCGCGGAGGAGAGCCTGGTGGGCGCCGGAAGCCTCGTCCTCAGGGATACGGAGCCCTACTCCAGGAACGTCGGTCATCCCGCCCGCGTTATCGGCTACCACCGGGAAGAGGGGCTGGGAGTGAAACTGTGACGGGCAAAATCATCGTGAATTTCACTCCCACCGGAATGCTCCCCCGGAAACGGGAGACCCCGCACGTCCCGATCTCCCCCGCGGAAATCGTCCGCGACGTGCACTCCGCCTGCCGCCTGGGCATATCCATGGTGCACCTGCACGCCCGGAACAGCGACGAGACCCCCGGCTATCAAAAGGAAATCTACGGGGAAATGATCGCCGGCATCCGCGCTTTCGCCCCGGAGCTGGTGATCTGCGTATCCACCTCGGGACGGGTGCACAACACCCTGGCCGCACGTTCGGAGGTGCTGGCGCTCGACGGGCCCCTGAAGCCCGACATGGCGAGCCTCACCCTGAGTTCCTTGAATTTCAACCGGACGGCCAGCGTCAACGAGCCCTCCATGATCCTGGCGCTTGCCGGAATGATGAAGGAACGCGGCATCCGGCCCGAACTCGAACTCTTCGACGTCGGGATGGTCAACTACTTCAGGTACCTGGTTAAAAAGGAGCTGATCCGACCCCCCTATTACGCCAACCTGATCCTGGGCAACATCGCCTGCGCCCAGGCCGACCTGCTCCATATCGGCTGCATGATCCGGGATTTCCCGGAAGGCACCCTCTTCTCCCTCGGAGGGGTGGGCGGCCCCCAGCTGGCCGTGAACTCCCTGGCCATCGCCATGGGCTGGGGGGTGCGGGTCGGCCTGGAGGACAACTACTGGTATGACGAGGCCCGGACCACCCTGGCGACCAACGACTCCCTGCTCGGCCGGGTCCACAGGATCATCGCCGCCGGGGAAAGGGAAGTCATGTCTCCCGGGGAATTGAGGTCCCGGCTTGGCCTCGAGCCCGGGCGCGGCCGCTACGGCGCGGCCGCGCCCCCTCCCGCCCCGAAGGTGGAAAACGGCCATGGACCTTAGCCCGGACAGGCCGCTTCCGGCCGGGATCGACACCCCCTGCTTCCTCATCGACGAAGAGGAACTCTCCGCGAACCTGGACCGGTTCCTGGCCGCGCTCGGGGCCCGCTGGCCCCGTTCCGTTACGGCCTATTCGCTCAAGGCCAACGCCCTCCCCTGGCTGCTGGCCTATTTCAGGGACCGCGGTCTGCACGCCGAGGCGGCTTCCGACGACGA
Encoded here:
- a CDS encoding acetyltransferase, which produces MLAAMLYYDACRHPDFNIAAFAQDEGYLDPSGRCLGLPQVPLSEVTRLYPPRCHDMIVLTASYHDMRRRDGLYLKAKALGYRLRSYISPSAIVSPGVEMGENNFICEQVFLGAGGTLGSCNTIRQQVYIGHDFHLGDHNVITPGCKIGGQCRMENNCYIGIGATIRNGVRIAEESLVGAGSLVLRDTEPYSRNVGHPARVIGYHREEGLGVKL
- a CDS encoding 3-keto-5-aminohexanoate cleavage protein, whose translation is MTGKIIVNFTPTGMLPRKRETPHVPISPAEIVRDVHSACRLGISMVHLHARNSDETPGYQKEIYGEMIAGIRAFAPELVICVSTSGRVHNTLAARSEVLALDGPLKPDMASLTLSSLNFNRTASVNEPSMILALAGMMKERGIRPELELFDVGMVNYFRYLVKKELIRPPYYANLILGNIACAQADLLHIGCMIRDFPEGTLFSLGGVGGPQLAVNSLAIAMGWGVRVGLEDNYWYDEARTTLATNDSLLGRVHRIIAAGEREVMSPGELRSRLGLEPGRGRYGAAAPPPAPKVENGHGP